The segment TCCTTGCCATCGACGCTGGCGTGGCAGTCGAACTTCCAGATACCGCGTTTGACGCTGACGAACTTCGCATCGAGGATCAACTGATCACCCGGCAGCACCGGCTGGCGGAAGCGCAGCTTGTCGGAGCCCACGAAATAATAGAGGGTGCCGTCGGCGGGCTTCACGTCGAGCATCTTGAAGCCGAGGATGCCGGCGGCCTGGGCCATGGCTTCGATGATCAGCACGCCGGGCATGATCGGGTGTTGCGGGAAGTGGCCGTTGAAGAAGGGCTCGTTGATGCTGACATTCTTGTAGGCGCGAATGCGCTTGCCTTCAACATCCAGTTCCACCACCCGATCCACCAGGAGGAAGGGGTAGCGGTGCGGCAGATATTCGCGAATCTCGTTGATGTCCATCATGTTCCTGGAGCCTTTTCAGAGGATTGGGGATGCACGGCGCAGCGTGAATCACGCTTCTGATGAAGCATCCCCGCCCGGGGTCACCGCCGCCAGGCGTTTTTCCAGTTGTTGCAGACGACGCGCCATGTCGTCCAACTGGCGAATCCGGGCAGCACTCTTCTTCCAATCCGCAGCGGTCTGCATCGCGGTTCCGGAGGAATAGGCTCCCGGCTCGGTGATATTGCGCGTCACCATGGTCATGCCGGTGACGAATACGTTGTCGCACACTTCGATATGGCCAACCATGCCCACGCCGCCTGCGATCATGCAGTTGCGGCCGATCTTGGTGCTGCCGGAAATACCGACGCAGCCGGCCATGGCGGTGTTGTCACCCACCTGCACGTTGTGCGCGATCATGATCTGGTTATCCAGCTTCACGCCATTGCCGATCAGGGTATCGGAGAGCGCACCACGGTCGATGGTGGTGTTGGCGCCGACTTCAACGTCGTCACCCAGGGTCACCCCACCGATCTGCGCAATCTTCTGCCAGACCCCCTTCTCGTTGGCGAAACCAAAGCCCTCGCCGCCGATGACGGCGCCAGACTGGATCACCACGCGTTTGCCGATCTTCACATCGTGATAGAGGGTCACGCGAGGAGCCAGCCAGCCGCCTTCACCGATGACGGTGCGGGCGCCGACCACGCAGTGGGCTCCCAAGGTCACGCCAGCGCCGATCTGCGCGCCGGACTCGATCACCACGTAGGCGCCAACGCTGGCACTCGGGTCGACCTTGGCATCGGCCGCGACCACGGCGGTCGGATGAATACCCGGTTGCGCCTTGGGCTTGGGATCGAACAGGTGGGAAAGTTCGGCGTAGGCCAGGTAGGGATTGGCCACGACCAGGGCATCACCAGCAAAGCCTTCGGCGTCGGCTGCGGTCAGCAGCACGGCGGCGGCCTTGGTATCGGCAAGGAACTTGCGGTACTGCGGATTGGCCAGGAAGGTGAGCTGGCCAGGGCCGGCCTCCTGCAGGGTAGCCAGGCCGCTGATAGCCTTGTCCTCGGAGCCACGCAGGGTGGCGCCGAGACGTTCGGCCAGTTGGCCGAGGGTGAAGACCGGGGCCGCCATCATCAACGCTGCTGGTTCATGCGCTCGATGACCTGGCGGGTGATGTCGTACTGCGGTTTGACGTCAACCACAGCACCACGCTCCAGCACCAGGTCATAGCTGCCTTTCTTCAGGACTTCTTCGACTGCCTTGTCCAGCTTCGGCTTGAGCTGCTTGAGCATGTCGCGATCAGCGACGGCCTTGGCTTCATTCAGTTCCTTGGACTGGAACTGGAAGTCACGGGCCTTCTGCTTGAATTCGAGCTCAAGGCGCTCACGCTCGGCCTGCTGCATCTTCTCGCCATCTTTCACCAGACGGTCCTGAATGCGCTTGGCGTCGCTTTCCAGGGTCTTCAGCTTGTTCAGCTGGGGACCAAACTTCTTCTCGGCGTCGACGGCGTATTTCTTGGCGGCGTCGGATTCCAGCAGGGCCATCTGATAGTTCAGTACCGCAATCTTCATTTCCGCGAAGGCCGGAGTCGCCATCATGGCAGCGGCTACCAGAACGAATTGAGTCAACTTACGCACGATGCAACTCCTGCAACACATACTGTTGTCTTGAAATAACACTTAGAAGGTCTGGCCCAGGGAGAACTGGAATACCTGGGTATCGGCATTGTCCGGCTTCTTGACGGGCATGCCCAGACTGAAGCTCAGCGGCCCCAGCGCGGTAATCCAGGTCAGGCCCACACCCACGGAGCTGGCCAGGTCACCGGCGTTGATGCTGCTGCAGTTGGTCGCAGTGGACGAGCAACTGGTATCGAACACATTACCCACATCCCAGAACAGCACAGTACGCAGCTGACGCTGGTCCTTGACGAACGGCATCGGGAACAGCAACTCCACGCCGCCCTGGATCAGCACGTTACCACCGAAGGGCAGCGGGTCCTGGTCCGGGTCGAAAGCGGTGCCCGGGTTAGTACCTTTACTCGGCGTACTGCGCGGGCCGAGGCTGCTGTCTTCGAAGCCACGAACGGAGTTGAAGCCACCGGCGAAGTAGTGCTCGTAGAACGGCAGCTCGGAGGTGGAACCATAGCTGTCGCCATAGCCCAGTTCGGTGTGCCAGCGCAGAGCAGTGTTCTGGCTCAGCGGAGTGAACAGCTGGCCACGGTAGTCGAGCTTGTAGAACGAAAGGTCGCTACCCGGGATGGTGCTTTCCAGCACCAGGCTCTGGGAATGGCCACGGGTCGCCAGCACGCCCTTGTTCAGGGTCGATTCGGACCAGCCGATGGAGCCCTTGAAGTTCAGGTAGCTGTCGCCTTCCTGCTCGAGGAAATCGAAGATCTCGTCAACGGTGTAGATACCGGTATTGATCTTGTCCTGTTGCACGGTCAGGCCGTAAGTCAGGCGCGCGGTCTCGCTGATCGGGTAACCGATGCTGACACCGGCACCGTAGCTGTCCACGGCATAGCTGGACACGTCGGTATCGAGATCGTCGTAGTCGGTGCTGCGGTAGAAGGCGTTGTAGCCAAGGCTCACGCCATCCGGAGTCCAGTAGGGGTCGACGAAACCGAAGTTGTAGCGGGTCTGGTACTCGGAACGGGTCAGGCCGATGCTGACCTTGTTACCGGTACCCAGGAAGTTGTTCTGGCTGATGGAACCGCCGAGGATCAGGCCCGCGCTCTGGGCGAAGCCCACGCTGGCGGTGATGGAGCCGGACGGTTGCTCTTCCACGGTGTAGTTGACGTCGACCTGGTCGTCGGTGCCGGGCACCTGCGGGGTTTCGACGTTCACTTCCTTGAAGAAGCCGAGACGCTCCAGGCGGGTCTTGGACTGGTCGATCAGGTAGGTCGAGGCCCAGCCACCTTCCATCTGGCGCATTTCGCGACGCAACACTTCGTCTTCGGTCTTGGTGTTGCCGCGGAAGTTGATGCGGTTGACGTAGGCACGCTTGCCCGGATCCACCACGAAGGTGATGGAAACGGTGTTGTCCTCATCGTGGGCTTCCGGCACGCCGTTGACGTTGGCGAAGGTGTAACCCTCGTTACCCAGGCGGCGGGTGATCAGTTCGGAAGTGGTGGTCATCACCTTGCGCGAGAACACCTGGCCCTGCTGTACCAGCAGCAGCTTCTTCACTTCGTCCTCGGGCACCTTGAGGTCACCGGAGAGCTTCACTTCGCGAACGGTGTATTTCTCGCCTTCATCGACGTTGACGGTGACGTAGACGTGCTTCTTGTCCGGGGTGATGGAGACCTGGGTGGAGGAGATATCCATGTTGATGTAGCCGCGGTCCAGGTAGTAGGAACGCAGGCGCTCCAGGTCACCGGACAGTTTCTCGCGGGCGTACTTGTCGTCGTTCTTGAAGAAGGACAGCCAGTTGGTGGTCTTCAGCTCGAACAGGTCGATCAGGTCTTCGTCAGGGAAGACGGTATTGCCGACGATGTTGATGTGCTGGATGGCAGCGACCGAGCCTTCGTTGATCTTGATCTTCAGAGCCACGCGGTTGCGCGGCTGCGGAATCACTTCGGCCTCGATCTCGGCGGAGTAGCGGCCCTGGGCCACGTACTGGCGCTGCAGCTCGTTACGCACGCCTTCGAGGGTGGCGCGCTGGAAGATCTCGCCTTCGGAAAGGCCGGATTGCTTCAGGCCCTTGAGCAGGTCTTCGGTGCTGATGGCCTTGTTGCCCTCGATCTCGATGCTGGAGATCGACGGACGCTCGACTACGGTGATAACCAGGACGTCGCCATCGCGACCCAGCTGGATGTCCTGGAAGAAACCGGTCTTGAACAGTGCGCGGGTGGCTTCGACCAGGCGGCGGTCGTCCGCGGTGTCGCCGACGTTGAGCGGCAGGGCGCCGAACACGCTGCCGGCGGAAACCCGCTGCAGGCCGTTGACGCGAATGTCGGAGATGTTGAAGGACTCGGCGTGAACCTCGGCGATCATGAGTGCGGCAAGCACCGCAGGTAGCAGCAGGCGTTTCATGAAGTCCTTTTTTATTCCAACCGGTAATAAAGAATCTGCCGCGCAAGGCGGCAGACTCGAAAATCAGTGACTCGTTACAGACGGCTCAGATCGTTTACCAGGGCGAGCAACATCACCCC is part of the Pseudomonas lalkuanensis genome and harbors:
- the fabZ gene encoding 3-hydroxyacyl-ACP dehydratase FabZ; the encoded protein is MMDINEIREYLPHRYPFLLVDRVVELDVEGKRIRAYKNVSINEPFFNGHFPQHPIMPGVLIIEAMAQAAGILGFKMLDVKPADGTLYYFVGSDKLRFRQPVLPGDQLILDAKFVSVKRGIWKFDCHASVDGKEVCSAEIICAERKL
- the bamA gene encoding outer membrane protein assembly factor BamA; amino-acid sequence: MKRLLLPAVLAALMIAEVHAESFNISDIRVNGLQRVSAGSVFGALPLNVGDTADDRRLVEATRALFKTGFFQDIQLGRDGDVLVITVVERPSISSIEIEGNKAISTEDLLKGLKQSGLSEGEIFQRATLEGVRNELQRQYVAQGRYSAEIEAEVIPQPRNRVALKIKINEGSVAAIQHINIVGNTVFPDEDLIDLFELKTTNWLSFFKNDDKYAREKLSGDLERLRSYYLDRGYINMDISSTQVSITPDKKHVYVTVNVDEGEKYTVREVKLSGDLKVPEDEVKKLLLVQQGQVFSRKVMTTTSELITRRLGNEGYTFANVNGVPEAHDEDNTVSITFVVDPGKRAYVNRINFRGNTKTEDEVLRREMRQMEGGWASTYLIDQSKTRLERLGFFKEVNVETPQVPGTDDQVDVNYTVEEQPSGSITASVGFAQSAGLILGGSISQNNFLGTGNKVSIGLTRSEYQTRYNFGFVDPYWTPDGVSLGYNAFYRSTDYDDLDTDVSSYAVDSYGAGVSIGYPISETARLTYGLTVQQDKINTGIYTVDEIFDFLEQEGDSYLNFKGSIGWSESTLNKGVLATRGHSQSLVLESTIPGSDLSFYKLDYRGQLFTPLSQNTALRWHTELGYGDSYGSTSELPFYEHYFAGGFNSVRGFEDSSLGPRSTPSKGTNPGTAFDPDQDPLPFGGNVLIQGGVELLFPMPFVKDQRQLRTVLFWDVGNVFDTSCSSTATNCSSINAGDLASSVGVGLTWITALGPLSFSLGMPVKKPDNADTQVFQFSLGQTF
- a CDS encoding OmpH family outer membrane protein, which produces MRKLTQFVLVAAAMMATPAFAEMKIAVLNYQMALLESDAAKKYAVDAEKKFGPQLNKLKTLESDAKRIQDRLVKDGEKMQQAERERLELEFKQKARDFQFQSKELNEAKAVADRDMLKQLKPKLDKAVEEVLKKGSYDLVLERGAVVDVKPQYDITRQVIERMNQQR
- the lpxD gene encoding UDP-3-O-(3-hydroxymyristoyl)glucosamine N-acyltransferase, whose protein sequence is MMAAPVFTLGQLAERLGATLRGSEDKAISGLATLQEAGPGQLTFLANPQYRKFLADTKAAAVLLTAADAEGFAGDALVVANPYLAYAELSHLFDPKPKAQPGIHPTAVVAADAKVDPSASVGAYVVIESGAQIGAGVTLGAHCVVGARTVIGEGGWLAPRVTLYHDVKIGKRVVIQSGAVIGGEGFGFANEKGVWQKIAQIGGVTLGDDVEVGANTTIDRGALSDTLIGNGVKLDNQIMIAHNVQVGDNTAMAGCVGISGSTKIGRNCMIAGGVGMVGHIEVCDNVFVTGMTMVTRNITEPGAYSSGTAMQTAADWKKSAARIRQLDDMARRLQQLEKRLAAVTPGGDASSEA